The Leptospira sp. WS39.C2 genome contains a region encoding:
- a CDS encoding alpha/beta fold hydrolase, protein MTPSLLAHINSGKTVSIDDLSFFYIDEGKGDETILLLPGFLTTSYNYRKLTELLSTHYRVIALDFLGTGFSGRPDGPLSHRLQAHYLPQFLEKVVGDKKVHVVAFDYALPVLCFAFKEHANQFKSLSIFGGFMNLPKFRFYFPLHFLRLPIIGEIFSYLFRPPILRFFYKWFLVKKTHHFTSEWEKTMYHLLFEGKNRKNTLEFIRNVDRSTHALREIEEGAKQFVGLRQIYIGDEDFRISPNQTEYMKETLRTSSLVFLPCKHLPMEECPNVVYEKLHFFVDSFSHKKTKTFHFNKQNKE, encoded by the coding sequence ATGACACCTAGTTTATTGGCACATATCAATTCCGGCAAAACTGTAAGCATCGATGATCTAAGTTTTTTTTATATAGATGAAGGTAAAGGTGACGAAACCATTTTATTGTTACCAGGTTTTTTAACTACTTCATATAATTACCGTAAGTTGACAGAATTATTGTCCACTCATTACAGGGTGATAGCACTTGATTTTCTTGGTACAGGTTTTAGTGGTAGGCCGGATGGTCCTTTGTCACATCGTTTACAAGCTCATTATCTTCCCCAATTTTTAGAAAAAGTTGTGGGAGATAAAAAAGTGCATGTTGTTGCTTTTGATTATGCTTTACCAGTTTTATGTTTTGCTTTTAAAGAACATGCAAACCAGTTTAAATCCCTTTCTATATTTGGTGGGTTTATGAACTTACCTAAATTTAGATTTTATTTCCCATTACATTTTCTGCGTTTGCCAATAATCGGTGAGATATTTTCCTATTTGTTTCGTCCTCCTATCCTACGATTTTTTTACAAATGGTTTCTTGTGAAAAAAACTCATCATTTTACAAGTGAATGGGAAAAAACAATGTATCATTTATTATTCGAAGGGAAAAATCGAAAAAATACTTTAGAATTCATTCGAAACGTAGACAGGTCTACCCATGCTCTTCGTGAAATTGAAGAAGGTGCCAAACAATTTGTTGGTTTGAGACAAATTTATATTGGAGATGAAGACTTTCGTATATCTCCAAACCAAACGGAATATATGAAAGAAACTCTAAGGACTAGTAGCCTTGTTTTTTTACCATGTAAACATTTGCCAATGGAAGAATGTCCTAACGTTGTTTATGAAAAACTACATTTTTTCGTAGATAGTTTTTCACACAAAAAAACGAAAACATTCCACTTTAACAAACAAAACAAGGAATAA
- a CDS encoding GlmU family protein, producing MNLLLDDSKRNPTLEPLSRFHSFFEWNLGGMTLLEKLERKYPGAKIFYKGPNQDFETLIFNRYPHVYPATLDTYDSIYSSDSFLPWELLGTVTSIIEETLTIEKDWKRFRQKYKAKQSGFYVVGKDKHLYIHAGATVYPGVVFDTTHGPILIEDGVKISSFSFLEGPLFVGKNSQIDNARITGGTLIGNQCRIGGEVENSIILDYTNKHHEGFLGHSFVSTWVNLGALSTTSDLKNNYGIIKLRVGDSIVNTGTIKFGSIIGPFTKLAIGVMANTGTVFDIASNIVESRIQGYVPAFTWIKPGGRYRLEEFMFDTKKIMARRSMNLFEFEDFYLRKLYSKCTE from the coding sequence GTGAATCTCTTATTAGATGATTCAAAACGTAATCCAACGCTTGAACCTTTATCCAGGTTCCATTCATTTTTTGAATGGAATTTGGGTGGTATGACCCTACTTGAAAAGTTAGAAAGGAAATACCCTGGTGCCAAAATTTTTTATAAAGGTCCAAACCAGGATTTTGAAACTCTCATATTCAATCGGTATCCACATGTATACCCTGCTACATTAGATACGTATGATTCCATTTATAGTTCTGATTCTTTTTTGCCATGGGAATTGCTTGGCACTGTGACTTCAATCATTGAAGAAACACTCACCATTGAAAAAGATTGGAAACGATTCCGTCAAAAATACAAAGCAAAACAATCAGGATTTTATGTTGTTGGTAAGGACAAACATCTATATATCCACGCTGGAGCGACCGTATATCCTGGTGTTGTCTTTGATACAACTCATGGACCTATTCTTATAGAAGATGGAGTGAAAATTTCATCTTTTAGTTTTTTAGAAGGTCCTTTGTTTGTTGGTAAAAATAGCCAAATAGATAATGCAAGAATCACTGGTGGAACTCTTATCGGTAACCAATGTCGCATTGGTGGAGAAGTTGAAAATTCAATCATTTTAGATTACACAAACAAACACCACGAAGGTTTTTTAGGGCATAGTTTTGTTTCCACTTGGGTAAATTTAGGAGCATTGTCAACTACCAGTGATTTAAAAAATAATTATGGAATCATAAAACTAAGAGTAGGCGATTCTATTGTTAATACTGGAACGATTAAATTTGGTTCCATCATTGGGCCATTTACAAAATTAGCGATTGGTGTGATGGCAAATACAGGAACTGTTTTTGACATTGCAAGTAACATAGTTGAGTCAAGAATCCAAGGTTATGTGCCAGCTTTTACTTGGATCAAACCTGGTGGGCGATACCGACTCGAAGAATTTATGTTTGATACCAAAAAAATTATGGCTCGTAGGAGTATGAATTTATTTGAATTCGAAGATTTTTATCTGAGAAAACTTTATAGTAAGTGTACGGAGTAA
- the glmM gene encoding phosphoglucosamine mutase: MRFTKEYDLSSLMISISGVRGKIGNGFGLEEALAFSKSFATMMNGGTVVIGRDSRPSGPYLESLLTSALLASGSSVLTLGLVPTPTTKAVVNLAKANGGIMISASHNPMEWNAFKFISKKGFFFSAEENQKLLSILQSGNYPKEQISPKGYIDSGEDYIDLHLSSVLKRVNVNKIKKKKFTVFVDAVGGAGSYVVPKFLQMLGCKVISHNCNPDGTFPRPPEPTASALKTVEPFFKKSKANIGFALDPDADRLVLFTPKRGAISEEYTLPLALTNVLSMSKKKSKVVVNLSTSFLNEEVTSRFGGEVIRSKVGEANVVEEMIKTKAVFGGEGNGGVIDPMIPSYGRDTLSGIAHILNLMAETGKSIDELMDELPNLYMDKQSFPLAKGMSLESLYHKFQTEFSPKLISEKDGLWMYVSDSWIHIRPSNTEPIFRVITETKSQRDLESTLKRVKQCVES; this comes from the coding sequence ATGCGATTTACAAAAGAGTATGATCTGTCCTCCCTGATGATTTCGATCTCCGGTGTTCGGGGAAAAATTGGGAATGGATTTGGATTAGAAGAGGCACTCGCTTTTTCTAAATCCTTTGCAACCATGATGAATGGAGGGACTGTTGTGATAGGTCGTGATTCACGTCCAAGTGGTCCTTACTTAGAATCGCTTCTCACCTCGGCCTTGTTAGCTTCCGGTAGTTCTGTGTTAACATTAGGTCTTGTTCCCACACCCACAACCAAAGCAGTTGTCAATTTAGCAAAAGCAAATGGTGGGATTATGATTTCTGCATCTCATAATCCGATGGAGTGGAATGCATTTAAATTTATTTCAAAAAAAGGATTTTTCTTTTCAGCTGAAGAAAATCAAAAATTACTTTCTATCCTTCAATCTGGAAACTATCCTAAAGAACAAATTTCTCCAAAAGGTTATATCGATTCCGGAGAAGATTATATCGACTTACATTTATCCTCTGTTTTAAAAAGAGTGAATGTAAACAAAATTAAAAAGAAAAAATTTACAGTTTTTGTGGATGCAGTTGGAGGAGCCGGATCCTATGTAGTTCCAAAATTTTTACAAATGTTAGGTTGCAAAGTAATTTCACATAATTGTAATCCTGATGGAACCTTTCCTCGTCCTCCAGAGCCAACTGCTTCTGCTTTAAAAACAGTAGAACCATTTTTCAAAAAATCAAAAGCAAACATTGGTTTTGCACTTGATCCTGATGCAGACAGGTTGGTTTTATTCACTCCGAAACGCGGAGCTATCTCTGAAGAATACACACTTCCTTTAGCTTTAACGAATGTTCTTTCTATGTCCAAAAAGAAATCAAAGGTGGTTGTGAATCTTTCCACAAGTTTTTTAAACGAAGAAGTTACATCACGATTTGGTGGAGAAGTCATTCGCAGTAAAGTTGGTGAAGCGAATGTTGTTGAGGAAATGATCAAAACCAAAGCTGTATTTGGTGGTGAAGGGAATGGTGGTGTCATTGATCCCATGATTCCATCCTACGGTCGGGATACATTATCAGGGATTGCTCATATCCTGAATCTAATGGCGGAAACTGGAAAGTCCATTGATGAACTTATGGATGAATTGCCAAATTTGTATATGGACAAACAATCCTTTCCTTTGGCAAAAGGTATGTCATTAGAAAGTTTATATCATAAATTTCAAACTGAGTTTTCGCCAAAACTCATATCTGAAAAAGATGGGTTGTGGATGTATGTATCTGATTCATGGATCCACATTAGACCATCCAATACAGAACCAATTTTTCGAGTCATAACAGAAACGAAATCCCAAAGAGATTTGGAATCTACCTTAAAGAGGGTAAAACAATGTGTGGAATCGTAG
- the rpsT gene encoding 30S ribosomal protein S20, producing the protein MANLKSSKKDIRRSARRKERNGEDRSELRTYARLLLKAIKSGDKTEALTVFSKLASKLDRAAKTKIIHKKNADRKKSRMALRINAIETKAA; encoded by the coding sequence TTGGCTAATTTAAAATCATCTAAAAAAGACATCCGTAGAAGTGCTCGTAGAAAAGAGCGAAATGGAGAAGATCGTAGTGAATTACGCACTTACGCTCGCCTTCTCCTCAAAGCCATTAAGTCTGGCGACAAAACTGAAGCATTAACTGTTTTTTCAAAACTTGCCTCTAAATTGGACCGAGCTGCAAAAACTAAAATCATCCACAAAAAAAATGCAGATCGTAAAAAATCTCGTATGGCTCTTCGCATCAATGCGATTGAGACAAAAGCCGCCTAA
- the glmS gene encoding glutamine--fructose-6-phosphate transaminase (isomerizing): MCGIVGYLGKRQALPVIIKGLKRLEYRGYDSAGVALLNGGLEIVKKKGKVADLESEIGNRKLEASLGIGHTRWATHGEPNDRNAHPHTSSDGNLAIIHNGIIENYSSIKKELESNGHQFKSDTDSEVLIHLIEEIKKQNQCTIEEAVRLALNEVVGAYAIVVLSKDNERCMIAARKGSPLVIGIGEEEYFVASDATPIIEYTNNVTYLNDQEMAVIKDGSLVVKNLENVTKTPFIQKLEMDLEDIEKGGYPHFMLKEIFEQPKSIQDAMRGRLVSREHHLFLSGIDQYLNRFLNADRLILVGCGTSWHAGLIGEYLFEDLARIPTEVEYASEFRYRNPIVTERDVVIAVSQSGETADTLAAIELAKSKGALIFGVCNVVGSSIARASHAGAYLHAGPEIGVASTKAFTSQVSILTMMALYLGLKRGSISLSDYQTLLLELDSIPDKVSKILSKDEEIRNISEHFYRATNFLYLGRGFNFPVALEGALKLKEISYIHAEGYPAAEMKHGPIALIDEDMPVVFIATKDSSYEKVISNIQEVRARKGKVIAIVTEGDTEIKGMADYTFEIPKTADALVPLLAVIPLQLLSYHIAILRGCNVDQPRNLAKSVTVE, encoded by the coding sequence ATGTGTGGAATCGTAGGTTATTTAGGAAAAAGACAGGCATTACCTGTCATCATTAAAGGTCTTAAACGTTTAGAATACCGAGGTTATGATAGTGCCGGAGTTGCATTGTTAAACGGTGGTTTAGAGATTGTCAAAAAAAAAGGAAAAGTTGCTGATTTAGAATCTGAAATTGGAAATCGAAAATTAGAAGCAAGTCTTGGGATAGGTCATACACGTTGGGCTACCCATGGTGAACCTAATGATCGTAATGCGCATCCACACACTAGTTCTGATGGAAATCTTGCCATCATCCATAATGGTATCATTGAAAACTATAGTTCTATCAAAAAGGAACTAGAAAGTAATGGCCACCAATTTAAGTCAGATACAGATTCTGAAGTATTAATTCATTTAATAGAAGAAATCAAAAAACAAAACCAATGTACCATCGAAGAAGCTGTTCGCCTTGCGTTGAATGAAGTAGTAGGTGCCTATGCTATTGTTGTTTTATCAAAAGACAATGAACGTTGTATGATTGCAGCAAGGAAAGGTTCACCTCTTGTAATTGGGATTGGTGAAGAAGAATATTTTGTTGCCTCTGATGCAACTCCCATTATCGAATATACAAACAATGTAACCTATCTCAATGACCAAGAAATGGCTGTCATTAAAGATGGAAGTTTGGTTGTTAAAAACTTAGAAAATGTTACAAAAACTCCATTCATTCAAAAATTAGAAATGGATTTAGAAGACATAGAGAAAGGTGGATACCCACACTTTATGTTAAAAGAAATTTTTGAACAACCAAAATCAATCCAAGATGCGATGCGTGGTCGGTTGGTATCTCGGGAACACCATTTATTCTTAAGTGGAATCGATCAGTATCTAAATCGTTTTTTAAATGCAGATCGTTTGATATTAGTAGGTTGTGGAACGTCATGGCATGCGGGTCTCATTGGTGAGTATCTCTTTGAAGATTTAGCACGTATCCCAACGGAAGTAGAATATGCGTCCGAATTTCGTTATAGAAATCCAATCGTGACAGAAAGAGATGTTGTCATTGCAGTTTCACAATCGGGTGAAACGGCAGATACACTTGCTGCGATAGAGCTTGCAAAGTCAAAAGGTGCTTTGATTTTCGGAGTTTGTAATGTGGTAGGTTCTTCTATCGCAAGGGCTTCTCATGCAGGTGCCTATTTACATGCTGGTCCTGAAATTGGTGTGGCTTCAACAAAAGCTTTCACTTCACAAGTATCTATCTTAACCATGATGGCCTTGTATTTGGGATTAAAAAGAGGTTCTATCTCTTTATCAGATTACCAAACCTTATTACTCGAATTGGATTCTATCCCTGATAAAGTATCAAAAATTCTAAGTAAAGACGAAGAAATTCGAAATATATCTGAACATTTTTATCGGGCGACTAACTTTCTTTATTTGGGACGCGGATTTAATTTTCCAGTGGCTTTAGAAGGTGCACTAAAATTAAAAGAAATTTCATATATTCATGCAGAAGGATACCCTGCCGCAGAAATGAAACATGGTCCAATTGCTCTTATTGATGAAGATATGCCTGTAGTTTTCATCGCAACAAAAGATAGTTCTTATGAAAAAGTGATTTCCAATATCCAAGAAGTGAGAGCAAGGAAAGGAAAGGTCATTGCTATCGTGACAGAAGGTGACACAGAAATCAAAGGAATGGCTGATTACACATTTGAAATCCCAAAAACAGCAGATGCTCTTGTTCCTTTACTTGCTGTAATACCATTACAACTTTTATCATACCACATAGCAATCTTAAGGGGATGTAATGTGGACCAACCTAGGAATTTAGCAAAATCTGTAACTGTGGAGTAA
- a CDS encoding carboxyl transferase domain-containing protein: protein MERLISKINTLSSDFIANRTSYLETLVPIRKIIEQVKLGGGKKALEKHKSRGKLTARERIAELIDANSEFMEICGLAAEGVYPDPVPSAGIITGIGKVEGVDCMIVANDATVKGGTYYPLTVKKHVRAQEIAENNSLPCIYLVDSGGAFLPMQDEVFPDKDHFGRIFFNQARMSAKGISQIAVVMGSCTAGGAYIPAMSDESVIVKGNGTIFLGGPPLVKAATGEVVTGEELGGADVHCRISGVTDHYAEDDFHALEITRSIIKNLNSKSYTIPKEIEEPLYPTEEIYGIIERDSRKSYDPREIISRLVDGSRFHEFKKLYATTIVTGFAEIYGHPIGIIANHGVLFSESALKASHFIELCDQRRIPLLFLQNITGFMVGKKYENNGIARDGAKMVNAVSTTTVPKLTIVTGGSYGAGNYGMCGRAFAPDFLWMWPNARISVMGGEQAANVLWTVKKDQKESLGETILPEEEISFKKPILDDYEKKSSAVYSSARLWDDGIIDPAETRKVLGKALFVLSRRKEERKPFGVFRM from the coding sequence ATGGAACGCCTGATTTCTAAAATAAACACGTTATCCTCTGATTTTATAGCGAATCGTACATCATATTTAGAAACTCTAGTGCCCATTCGTAAAATCATCGAACAAGTGAAGTTAGGTGGTGGAAAAAAAGCCCTTGAAAAACATAAATCAAGAGGAAAACTCACAGCGAGAGAAAGAATCGCTGAACTGATTGATGCAAATTCTGAGTTTATGGAAATCTGTGGACTTGCTGCCGAAGGTGTTTACCCAGACCCTGTTCCATCAGCTGGAATCATCACAGGGATTGGAAAGGTAGAGGGTGTTGACTGTATGATTGTTGCCAATGATGCAACGGTAAAAGGTGGAACGTATTATCCACTCACAGTTAAAAAACATGTTCGCGCCCAAGAGATAGCCGAAAACAATTCGTTACCTTGTATTTATTTAGTCGATTCTGGTGGAGCATTTTTGCCAATGCAAGACGAAGTGTTCCCAGACAAAGATCATTTTGGTAGAATATTTTTTAACCAAGCAAGGATGAGTGCTAAAGGGATTTCCCAGATAGCGGTTGTTATGGGTTCCTGTACAGCCGGTGGAGCATACATCCCTGCGATGTCTGATGAATCAGTCATTGTAAAAGGAAATGGTACAATATTTTTAGGTGGCCCTCCGCTTGTAAAAGCGGCTACTGGTGAAGTTGTCACTGGTGAGGAGTTAGGTGGGGCTGATGTACATTGTCGTATTTCGGGAGTGACCGACCATTATGCAGAGGATGATTTCCATGCCCTCGAAATTACCAGATCCATTATTAAAAATTTAAATTCAAAATCGTATACAATTCCAAAAGAGATCGAAGAACCTTTATATCCTACAGAAGAGATATATGGAATCATTGAAAGAGATTCTCGTAAATCTTATGATCCAAGAGAAATCATTTCACGTTTAGTCGATGGTTCTAGATTTCATGAATTTAAGAAACTCTATGCAACTACAATTGTTACAGGTTTTGCTGAAATTTATGGTCATCCAATTGGTATCATTGCCAATCATGGTGTATTATTTTCTGAATCCGCTTTAAAAGCATCCCACTTTATAGAACTTTGTGACCAACGAAGGATCCCTCTCCTTTTCCTACAAAACATCACTGGATTTATGGTGGGGAAAAAATATGAAAATAATGGAATTGCTCGTGATGGAGCAAAGATGGTTAATGCTGTTTCCACAACTACTGTTCCAAAACTAACGATTGTTACTGGTGGTTCGTATGGTGCCGGAAATTATGGGATGTGTGGTCGGGCGTTTGCACCAGATTTTTTATGGATGTGGCCAAATGCACGGATCTCTGTCATGGGTGGAGAACAAGCAGCCAATGTTTTATGGACTGTGAAAAAGGACCAAAAAGAATCGCTTGGAGAAACCATCCTACCTGAGGAAGAAATTAGTTTTAAAAAACCAATTTTAGATGATTATGAAAAAAAATCATCTGCTGTGTATAGCTCTGCAAGGCTTTGGGATGATGGGATCATTGATCCTGCTGAAACAAGAAAGGTATTAGGTAAGGCATTGTTTGTCCTCAGCAGAAGGAAAGAAGAAAGAAAACCATTCGGTGTCTTTAGAATGTAA